From Pseudoleptotrichia goodfellowii, a single genomic window includes:
- the rlmD gene encoding 23S rRNA (uracil(1939)-C(5))-methyltransferase RlmD, which translates to MDISEKKYKTGQKLEIEIEKIVFGGEGLGRIDGFTIFVPMSVPGDVLEIEIISVKKSYARGLITKIIKPGKNRIDDISKVSFEDFDGCDFGMLKYEKQLEYKNEMLKEVLEKIGEINIENIELESIIGSDIKTNYRNKTAEPVFKKDGKIMTGFYSKKSHDTFSASESLLKSKIAEDIINKFLKEINSFSGTKNEFKVYNEITNTGFLKHVIVRNNEKNEVMLIITVSKKSQYKQLVKVLEKLYEENESLKSVYISVKKEANNVILGEETRHLLGNEYLEEEIEEIRFKIYPDSFFQINKSQAIKLYDKAIEFLGESVHKTVIDAFSGTGTIAMALSSKVKKAIGIESVESSVIAANQTAEENNIKNVEFIKGKVERVLPDVLKKEGNSVEAIIFDPPRRGIDEKALKSSAKNKIPKIVYISCNPSTFARDCKLLMENGYTLKKVSAVDMFPQVNHIEIVGLLERK; encoded by the coding sequence ATGGATATAAGTGAAAAAAAATATAAAACAGGACAGAAACTTGAAATAGAAATAGAAAAAATAGTATTCGGTGGAGAAGGATTGGGACGGATAGACGGATTTACCATATTTGTTCCGATGAGTGTTCCCGGCGATGTTTTGGAAATTGAAATAATCTCGGTAAAAAAATCTTATGCTAGAGGACTCATCACAAAGATAATAAAACCGGGAAAAAACAGAATAGATGACATTTCAAAAGTCAGTTTTGAGGATTTTGACGGTTGTGATTTCGGGATGCTCAAATATGAAAAACAACTGGAATATAAAAATGAAATGCTGAAAGAGGTTTTAGAGAAAATCGGCGAAATAAATATTGAAAATATTGAGCTTGAAAGTATTATCGGAAGTGATATAAAGACCAATTACAGAAACAAAACTGCAGAGCCTGTTTTTAAAAAAGACGGAAAAATTATGACAGGATTTTATTCAAAAAAATCTCATGATACATTTTCGGCAAGTGAAAGCCTTTTAAAATCAAAAATTGCCGAAGATATAATAAATAAATTTTTGAAAGAGATAAACAGCTTTTCAGGTACCAAAAATGAATTTAAAGTTTATAATGAAATAACAAATACAGGATTTCTTAAGCATGTGATTGTAAGAAATAATGAAAAAAATGAAGTTATGCTTATAATTACTGTAAGCAAAAAGTCTCAATATAAACAGCTTGTAAAGGTTTTGGAAAAGTTATATGAAGAAAATGAGTCGCTGAAATCTGTTTATATATCGGTAAAAAAAGAAGCAAATAATGTTATTTTAGGAGAAGAAACAAGGCATTTATTAGGAAATGAGTATTTGGAAGAAGAGATTGAAGAAATCAGATTTAAGATTTATCCCGATTCGTTTTTCCAGATAAATAAATCTCAGGCAATAAAACTTTATGACAAAGCTATAGAATTTTTGGGAGAAAGTGTACATAAAACTGTAATTGACGCATTTTCGGGAACAGGTACAATAGCGATGGCTTTATCGTCTAAAGTCAAAAAAGCGATAGGGATAGAAAGCGTGGAAAGTTCTGTAATTGCTGCAAATCAGACTGCCGAAGAAAATAATATAAAAAATGTTGAATTTATTAAAGGAAAAGTTGAGAGAGTATTACCTGATGTGCTTAAAAAAGAAGGAAACAGTGTCGAAGCGATAATTTTCGATCCGCCGAGAAGAGGAATAGATGAGAAAGCCTTAAAAAGTTCAGCTAAAAATAAAATACCGAAAATAGTCTATATTTCGTGTAATCCTTCGACCTTTGCGAGAGACTGCAAGCTTTTGATGGAAAACGGGTACACACTGAAAAAAGTGTCGGCTGTGGATATGTTCCCGCAAGTAAATCACATTGAGATTGTGGGGTTGTTGGAAAGAAAATAG
- a CDS encoding M20 metallopeptidase family protein, which translates to MNSKEINDFIKQNTEKIYDEIVKIRRKIHMNPELGDEEFETGKTIKDFLKENGIEYEEVINTGVVATIYNGEGKTVATRADIDALPIFEENDVEYKSKIDGKMHACGHDGHTSVQLGVAKILADNKDKWKGTVRFFFQPAEETNGGADRMIKAGALKFKRDENRKIDAFFALHMAPEIETGKIGIKYGKAHATSAMFRLTINGVSAHAAQPQKGVDAILIGAKVLEFLQSIVSRRIDPREEAVITVGSFKGGEAENVVCDKVDMLGTIRTMSKEIRTFIIETIKKDLSKFVESLGGKADIRIREGYAPVINNEEITKKVEQNIVDLYGKDSLEIIKEARMDVEDVSYFLNEINGCFFRLGTRNEEKGLIYDLHHPKFNIDEESLKIGIGLQLKNILEFLK; encoded by the coding sequence GGTAAGACAATAAAAGATTTTTTGAAAGAAAACGGAATCGAATATGAAGAAGTTATAAATACGGGAGTCGTGGCTACAATATATAACGGAGAGGGAAAAACTGTGGCGACAAGAGCTGATATTGATGCACTTCCGATTTTTGAAGAAAATGATGTGGAATACAAATCAAAAATAGACGGAAAAATGCACGCTTGCGGTCATGACGGACATACTTCCGTACAGTTGGGAGTTGCAAAGATACTTGCAGATAATAAAGATAAATGGAAAGGAACAGTTAGATTTTTCTTTCAGCCGGCAGAAGAAACAAACGGGGGTGCCGATCGGATGATAAAAGCGGGAGCATTGAAATTTAAAAGAGATGAAAACAGGAAAATAGATGCATTTTTTGCTCTGCATATGGCTCCTGAAATCGAAACGGGAAAAATAGGAATAAAATATGGCAAGGCTCATGCGACTTCGGCAATGTTCCGATTAACGATAAACGGAGTTTCGGCTCATGCGGCTCAGCCTCAAAAGGGAGTAGATGCCATATTGATAGGGGCTAAAGTTCTGGAATTTCTACAGTCGATAGTAAGCAGAAGAATAGATCCGAGAGAAGAAGCGGTGATTACAGTGGGCTCTTTTAAAGGAGGAGAAGCGGAAAATGTCGTTTGCGATAAAGTCGATATGCTCGGAACGATAAGGACAATGTCTAAGGAAATAAGAACATTTATAATCGAAACAATAAAAAAAGATTTGTCTAAGTTTGTAGAAAGTCTGGGTGGGAAAGCCGATATTAGAATAAGAGAAGGCTACGCTCCTGTTATTAATAATGAGGAAATTACAAAAAAAGTCGAGCAGAATATAGTCGATTTATACGGAAAAGACAGCCTTGAAATTATAAAAGAAGCAAGAATGGATGTAGAGGATGTAAGTTATTTTTTAAATGAAATAAACGGATGTTTTTTCAGATTAGGTACGAGAAATGAAGAAAAAGGCTTGATTTATGACCTGCATCATCCGAAATTCAATATAGACGAGGAAAGTCTTAAAATAGGAATAGGATTGCAGCTGAAGAATATATTGGAATTTTTAAAATAA